gatttatatgctttccaaaggataacttgtctgttatgatcactcccagatctttttcttcattttttttcatgattctttcattactcagagagtagttccccgatattcgtctactgctcttaccaaactccatcacgctacacttctctgtattgaatgtcatttcccatttgcgtgaccattcgtatatatatatatatatatatatatatatatatatatatatatatatatatatatatatatatatatatatatatatatatatatatatatataaatgtgtgtgtgtgtgtgtgtgtgtgtgtgtgtgtgtgttgttacatcACCAGTGTTGCCACTGGTGTGGTCAGGGGTCTTGGGAAAAGTTACAGAAAAAATACAAAGACAAAAACTAAACTGGGTTGGTTAGGCCTCAAAACACCAGGTTCTTTTCCCCTTAACCgaacaacaaaaggaaataaataatttaaaacaaaggaaatggatAACGGAAATGCAAATGAATACAAAAGACTATATATTTACAAaagttaatatttacattaattacaaAAGAAAAGTAAGATTGCTGTAGCATATGCACGCCTTCAAAACATGAAACGGGTAATACACAAAGCACAAACTCTGCTGTCAACACGTGGACGAGGGGCAGCATGAAACACAGAGGCAAGGCGTGGTAAACACGAAAACACTAAAAGATggcacagaaaacacacacacagaataaaaaCCTTACCTTAAATCACTAACGACTCTCTTTCTCCCGTAAAAGAAAACCAAGCTTGCAGGCGTGGAAAAAGTTCAGAAGGCGCTGCAGGGaaacaaaggggagagagaggagccggCCCCCTCTTTACCTCAAAAGTAGACGATGCGGGAACAGACAACTTTAGACAAGGGAGGGcgatggtggtttttttttttgttttttttttttttttgagaagggtgaagaaaagaaggagttagaggagggtaagggaggaagagaaggacagtagAAGTAGACAGATTGATGGGCGGCCGCTGTTGCATGAGGTTGGATTTTTTTAGAATGGTGGATGTGTGTAGCATATGTATTATAAATGTGGGTAAATATTATGTTTTTTTAGTCAGTAGTGTGTGGTAGTGTTTTGTGTGGTTTTATCGGTGTGGAGGTTAAAATTAATGTTCAGCAGTTAAGTGCGTAAATCTAGCTGTATTTGCATAAGGCAAGTAGTTAATAGTATGGTGGGTTTGGTAGTGTTTGGAGGGTTTCTAGACTGCTGGGTAATGCAGCATGGTAATGTCTTATATTCTGTTGATTATGCATTATTATTTCTACTGCAGGGATGTTTAAGGTCGTTACTCTGTTCCATATCTTCTCTGCCTTCAGGTGAAGCCTGATGATGAGTGGCAGAGTTTTTGTGCACTGATGAATTTCCTCAGTCGTTAGTGTGGGGTGCCTCTGGTTCGTAGCAAACCTCAGCGCTCTGTTCTGTATTACTTGAAGTTTGCTGAGTGCGTGTGTTGGCACGGAGGGTAGTCTAGGACAGGAAGGACTAAGGTCTTTACtaagtgtgtttttgttttcattggcATGTCTGAAAATCTGTACAGTTTTTTGAGGGTGTTGGCAGCATTGGCTCTCCGTTGAATGACGTGGTTGCAGTACCTCCTCCTGGAGAGTGTCAGGCCCAGGATTTTGCCCCTATCAGCTGTGCAGTGTCTGCCTGTTGTCATGGcgatttcttcatcttttctggaGCCGAGGCAGAGGATGGTGAATTTGGTTTGATTTGTCTGGATTTTTCAGTTTTCCTCGTATTTGTTGACTGCCTCGATTCTGCGTATGGACACTCTTTGGGCCATGTTAATGGAGAGACCCTGGTACCCAAATATCTGCGTCACGTCGTCGTCTTatgtcccctttcctcttctgcccCATCTACCACAATTCTCATCTAGATTGCCTCTGACCTCCTGCCATCACTTGTGACTCTCATGTCTCTCCTGTCCTCTAAGCTCTCTCTGATGTTCCTCCTGTTACACTACTTCCCTTATAAACAAAAAATTCTACCTCTTAGGATAGGAGAGACATGAGGAAGTCACAAGTAATGGCAGGAGGGCAGAAGGTTAGGGGCATTCTAGAAGAGAAATTGTGGTAGATGGggcaggagatggaagggagcCTACGCCTCTGTGGAGTAGCGTGCCTACCTCTTCTGTCCGTGACTCCTCTATTACTAACTATAGTTCTGCCATTTCAGCTTCTGGCTCCTCCATTACCACTGTTACCACATCCTGCTGATCATGCCACACTTCTTTTGATAATAACATCTTCCTTCGATGAATCCATATTCTCTGTCTTGATGATCTTATTGCATCGCTCTTCGCTAATATTGTACATATTATGTCACCCTTCCATACATCActgcctctttttcttttacctaaTCATTTACCcttatgtatttacctagttgtaattttacagggcctgggtctacgctcgtgtggtcccgtctccgtatctataattatccaacttttccttaaatctttgcacactcttcgccgatactatttcttcacttaatctgttccaaacctctatatttctttgtgggaagctatatttctttatgtctcttgagcatcttcccttcctcaactttttactatgtcctctagtattcctgctggaaggttcctctcttagtagcaatttctcgttatctacttcttccattttactcaatagcctatatatttgtatttggtctcctctttctcttctttgttccagtgttggcaagtccatttcctttagtctctcttcatatgtcagtccctccagttctggaaccatttttgttgccatcctctgtattctttctagttttactatgtgtttcttcatatgtggagaccacactgtttccatgtattctagtttaggtctgatcatagtagttattaattttttcatcatttctttgtccatgtagtggaatgctatgcctatatttctcaccatgttatatgtatcaccgaagatccgatttatatgacttcctggttgcatataatcttgcattattactcccaggtctctctcttcatttactttctttaatatttcaccatctcccattttatatgtccattttggtctttctacactttttcccatttccataacatgacatttcttcacgttgaatttcatctcccatttctgactccatttccaaatcttgttgaggtcttcttgcagctccttgcagtcttcactgtttcttatatgtctttgcagtttagcatcatctgcgaacaggctcatgtagctgtttattccctctggcatatcattaatatagactaggaagagtactggtgccaaaaccgacccctggggcactccactttccaccgctctccattccgatctagtgtccttaaccacggttctcatctctcttcctcttaagtagctttccatccagcacttcatcttccctctcactcctcctttattttctagtttccacagcagtcttgaatgtggaactttgtcaaatgccttcattaagtctaggtaaatgcaatccacccatccgtctctttcctgtaatttgtccgtcactcttgagtaaaagctcatcaagtttgtcacacatgagcggcctttcctaaacccatattgattgtttgtgattagattatgttctagAAATCTCacccattgttcttttattaatttctcacatattttgcatactacactggtcagagacgatcaccggtctgtaatttaggggttcttccttttttccacttttgtatataggtaccacttctgccctcttccactccctaggcactgtgcccgttttaattgagcacctaatgatgtcatatatcaggCCAACTAGCTCATTACTGCattctttaagtataaaacctgaaactccatccaggcccacggccttcccttcttccaattcccccaatagtttttttatctcctctttatctattttgacctcttccatatatacatctaagttgttttcttgtggtttatTAAATAATGACTCTTTGGTAAACActgctggaattttttgttaaataattccgccatgcctttgggatcctcaatccctacattctcttcagtcagtctttcaattgtttctcttgatttaatttttccatttataaatctataaaatagtttaggttgttctttacacttttccacaatatccttttcgtatcgtttctcttcttcctttctcactttcacgtactcatttctcgttgccttaaagtcttctctgtttctttgatttttgtttctttttaatcttgaccacgctttgtctctcttttcttttgcctttgcacatcttgcattaaaccagtcctttttagccctctccctcggtctgtattttggtacgaacttcataacacctgtgttgtacgccttcatgaaaatatcatactttccttgaacttcgcttgtactcattaactctttccaatccatttcaccaaaaaCTTTTTGAGGTTTTCCACCATAGTGCCATATGATCTCTGATGTCTGgcacttttttttccacttagTCACTCAATCATTCCACACTTGAAAAGTCAAATTCCATTTTGCCATGGTAGGTGTGCATGAGTTGACCATCTCCACACAGCCTGATTGAATTACCCTCATTTTTCATTAAGATCTATTACAGAATTACCTCATTAAGGCTTGAGGTGTTTAATTTGTTCAATGGAAAACAGTTGAAGGGTGCCCAGAATAGGTATGAGTGCATGAGATTGCCAGATACCCCCTAACTTATCTCATCTCACACTCAGGATCCAGGTGTCATGGCCTCAGCATCTAGCACAAGCGCTAAGAACCTTTTTGTCGACTCAAAAACTCGTCTGGCTGAACGAGTTCAAGTTAATGTTAACAACATGGGCTCCATCTGCCGACAGGTTAACCGTGGATCTCAGTCAGCTGATATGCTCACCCATTCTGCCCGGAACATGGCTCTTCAGGTTAGATGTCATACATTGGTGGTCATTGTAAAATATTGTTATGAATAAATTTTGAGTAGGCCATACCTTAAGAACaacatttttttgtattttttggtcTAAAGTGAAATGTTATTTTTTATAGGTCATTTTACTTACTCATATTATTGTCGACATTAAGTGAAGACTTATTATATTAAATTTTACTGATCCATTTGCAAACTAGAATGTGCTTGTCTTCAAATGGATCTTATTGTAAAAATTTAATATAATAAGTCCTCACTTAATGTCAACAATAATACGAGTAAGTGAAATGACCTATAAAAAATAACATTTCACTTTAGaccaaaaaataccaaaaaaaagttGTTTTAAGGTATGGCCTACACCTGTTCCCCTCCCCCATACTCATGGGTACACCACAAAGTTACATACTAGAGCATGCGTCCTTATCCCATTGCAGCAGCCGtgagtgtgcccagttcatccaaacccaacgacttcacacacctcactcccacctaGTTTCCTGGCCCCACCATTCATTATTAATCCCTAAAGGGTGGGCAGCGGGTTTTCCGCTCAAATTTTGAAGTTTGCGTGGGGATTTTTGGGTCAGCGTGACGCCTAGGCTGCCACATAACTCCTCAGCACCATTCTCAGTGTTTCTGTGACTGTAACAATGACAGGAGGAGAATTTTTTGGATTTTCCTCGTCTGATTCTGTGCCTTAGTATCCACAGCCAGCGTCCCCAACTCCTTATAAGCCGCTCCCAAAAGAGCTCTCAGTGCGAGCGCAATAAAGTATATTCCAGAGTTGCCAACTAGCAGGTATAGGGTCACAGGGCCCAtgaagcttgagctattctttcaattatcgtaaattagctgtgtttctctggggcttgtaacaattacacttcaatacaataagtgacactattgttaatataaatgtagctgatcattctcattgttatatttattggtaaatgagaaaaatataagtGCCGTCTGGCAGCCTCTCCTCATCCGAAATCATTCTTGCATGACAACCGTGTGACATCAAGCAAaaatgggcttttttttattttatttacattacaatatttgctgagtacctgctttgggtgtatcAGTGTCACCTTCGGCGAAATTCATCAAAAACCTTAGGGCGTCAGGGCCAGTCAGGCATCTCaacaacccccccacccctccaagaCAAGGAAGGTTTGAGTTTCCGTGAGGTCACcggcttccgctcccagcatattatactcTACCCTCAGCTGACTGCTGGTTGTTGTGTGAGATGAACCAAGATCTTGGGTCTTGCCACTACCaggagcgtgggcaggtcaaaggtgatgctGTTAAAGGCCAGGAGTTGTGGGTCGGAGGGAAACACTATTGGACAGAAGCCAGTGTCAtacacagacaaaaaacaaaggaggctCACTTTCCGCCAAGATGCCTGGCGTccaaatgtttttgataaattttgcCGAaggcgacttttttttttttacgtcatgacCTATtgtgctggtaggcttcttcccggtggatcctgatggtcggcccagggcttcttcccagtggggcctgatggtcggcccagcccgttttggcgcaggcaaaTATTTATAGTGGCACcgttttgcattggctcatgctgccctcccggagcacatctttaatcctagaatctagagtctgggttgatgggtggtgttctggacagcttgtgggtagttttaagccactcagcggcggctgaaaaatcccagcttggtggcaccgggcggggattgaacttgcgtcgtcctgaacgtggcgccgtcacgctatccattcagccaccgcctcccaactTATGCCCCCAAAGCTGAtactcagcatataatgtaatgtaaataattttttttttttttaatcatttctgCTTGATTTCACCAGTCCTTCATGCAAGAACGAATTTGGATGAGGAGAGGCTGCCAGACAGCattatattttctcttgtttaccaataaataaaacaacaagaattATCAGTTACATTTTAATTAACAATagtgtcacttattgtattgaagtgtaattgttgcaaaccccagagaaacacaggtaatttgcgataattgaaagaatgcctcaagcttcgtgggccctgtgaccctgTCGCTGGTGGTGACACCTGCTAAGAATGAATATACCTCATAAGGAGAGAGGTGAAAGTGACTTTTTCAAGCCTTgaaagtggtgttagtggtgaagacAGTGACAGCAAAAGCGTTGAATTCCATCTCTGTTTTATCAGGAAGGTTGAGCCCCGTTATTGTACAGCCTCGCTTTGCTGGCCTCCTGTAGATCAATTTcataatggatttttttttttttttttttttttacagtagaggagatagttcaggggcaaaaaaaaaaagggaaacaataatgaaaaaaaaagcctgctattcgctgctcctTTAAAAAGCTGAGAGGAATGGTTGAAAGGttggtcaattttgggaggagaggtgtccagattccctcctcttgaaagagttcaagtcgtaggcaggaggaaatacagatgaaggaagattgttccagagtttacctgcgtgagggatgaaagagtgaagatgctggttaactcgtgtgtGAGGGgtatggacagtaaagggatgagcttgagcagaaagtCATGTGCGGCAAGGCCgtaggagagggggaggcatgcagttaacaagttcagaagagcagttagcgtgaaaatatcgatagaagatagagagagagagaggcaacatggcggcagaatttaaggagagctgatgagacgaagagccttaattaggcccgtaccaagagtcatgaaggtttagcgacgaagatcaaAGGGAAGGACcgtgcgtacctatagtcactagcatttttggatcgaaggtctgcgggagagatgaagggaaggcaaggtctaccccgtgtcttccctttttccttcgaggaaaattatgtttattttccaaatagTTGTGGTtgagttaaaacaacctgagaaaatattttccctaattggaaagtcgtatattattgatgcagcgaatatgtttgtcttgtttacaacaacagcacgggCCTTCAAAGCGCgtgttgttgttgtaaacaagaccaGCCAGGTGGGAACCATCTGTAGCTCACATTCTCCAATGATCTacggtttttcaaattctttctcatttcagttaagacaacTGGCTCTACAAGTGCAAATAAGGGTATCTTAatgatttactgcatgtaaataatgattaataatggaaaaaaacatgaaatagtaaataatgacTGTTGAacgcgatgctaggctatttcgaatattaggctacccatgttatttatacatgcaacatcaaaattccttatgtatagacacttgcagagtcatATGTCACtatatgtacctgaatgagatgaaatatgagtatctgaaaggctatagatcgttcaagtatgatcagactacagtaccctcttgagtttcgcgatccacgagtttcgcggttagtactaaattcttaccatcccgagtttcgcgcattatcaccccgagtttcgcgctgctttgacacgtacgggtcacgtctacttaccatcggcatca
The window above is part of the Eriocheir sinensis breed Jianghai 21 chromosome 52, ASM2467909v1, whole genome shotgun sequence genome. Proteins encoded here:
- the LOC126982872 gene encoding BLOC-1-related complex subunit 7-like isoform X2 → MASASSTSAKNLFVDSKTRLAERVQVNVNNMGSICRQVNRGSQSADMLTHSARNMALQEHALKSSEENLHRLNILLTHLGYQQESIQRSAHALENVKEQVRDMQR
- the LOC126982872 gene encoding BLOC-1-related complex subunit 7-like isoform X1, whose protein sequence is MASASSTSAKNLFVDSKTRLAERVQVNVNNMGSICRQVNRGSQSADMLTHSARNMALQEHALKSSEENLHRLNILLTHLGYQQESIQRSAHALENVKEQVQYQVRDMQR